One part of the Borreliella afzelii genome encodes these proteins:
- a CDS encoding ABC-F family ATP-binding cassette domain-containing protein, whose translation MITVNNLEVAFGERVLFKDVNIKFSSGNCYGVIGANGAGKSTFLKVLGGMIESTKGEIFIPKNQRVAALEQDQFAYDAYKVIDTVIMGHKRLYSVQKEKDEIYNKLDFSDEDGIRAGELEAEFSDLGGYEAESDAAVLLKGLGIDESIHNSLMGDIEGALKVRVLLAQALFGEPDILLLDEPTNNLDLQSIKWLEEFLINFENTVIVVSHDRHFLNQVCTHIVDIDYGKIQVYLGNYDFWYETSQILNKQLKDAKKRSEDKIAELKTFIQRFSSNASKSRQATSRKKLIEKIKVEDLKPSSRKFPYVNFKSERELGKNVLTIKNLIKEFEGNLILNKFSSVIEPQQKIVFLGNPMFATFLFDIITNEDRNYKGHYEWGSTVNFSYFNKDNGKYFDLDLNLVDWLRQYSKEQDETYIRGFLGRMLFSQDEALKKVNVLSGGEKVRCMLAKAMLSGANVLILDQPTNHLDLEAITSLNAGLKEFKGVVLFTSHDHQFIDTIANRIIEFTPNGIIDRYMTFSEYIDDTKIRDLRNSLYGNNAGFKL comes from the coding sequence TTGATAACTGTAAATAATTTGGAAGTTGCATTTGGAGAGAGAGTTTTATTCAAAGATGTAAATATTAAATTTTCTTCTGGCAATTGTTATGGAGTAATTGGTGCTAATGGGGCTGGTAAAAGCACCTTTTTAAAAGTACTAGGGGGAATGATTGAATCTACTAAGGGTGAAATATTTATTCCCAAAAATCAAAGAGTAGCAGCCCTTGAGCAAGATCAATTTGCTTATGATGCATATAAGGTTATCGATACTGTTATTATGGGACACAAAAGACTTTATTCTGTTCAAAAAGAAAAAGATGAAATTTATAATAAACTTGATTTTAGTGATGAGGATGGGATTAGAGCCGGGGAGCTTGAAGCAGAATTTTCAGATCTTGGAGGATATGAAGCTGAATCTGATGCAGCAGTTCTTTTAAAAGGTCTTGGGATAGATGAATCAATTCACAATAGTTTAATGGGTGATATTGAAGGAGCTTTAAAGGTTAGAGTTCTTTTAGCTCAAGCGCTTTTTGGTGAGCCTGATATATTGCTTCTTGATGAGCCTACCAATAACCTTGATCTACAATCTATTAAATGGTTAGAAGAGTTTTTAATTAATTTTGAAAATACAGTTATTGTTGTATCTCACGATAGACATTTTTTAAATCAAGTTTGTACTCATATTGTTGACATTGATTATGGAAAGATTCAAGTGTATCTTGGAAATTATGATTTTTGGTATGAAACAAGCCAGATTTTAAACAAGCAACTAAAAGATGCTAAAAAGCGATCTGAAGATAAAATTGCTGAACTTAAGACATTTATTCAAAGATTTTCTAGTAATGCTTCTAAGTCTAGGCAAGCAACATCAAGGAAAAAATTGATTGAAAAAATAAAGGTTGAAGATTTAAAGCCTTCTTCAAGGAAGTTTCCTTATGTTAATTTCAAAAGCGAAAGAGAACTTGGTAAAAATGTTCTTACAATTAAAAATTTGATAAAAGAATTTGAAGGAAATTTAATTTTAAATAAATTTAGCAGTGTTATTGAACCCCAGCAAAAGATTGTTTTTTTGGGAAATCCCATGTTTGCAACTTTTTTGTTCGATATTATTACAAATGAGGATAGAAATTATAAAGGTCATTATGAATGGGGATCTACTGTTAATTTTTCATATTTTAATAAGGATAATGGAAAATATTTTGATTTAGATTTGAATTTAGTTGATTGGTTGCGTCAGTATTCAAAAGAACAAGATGAAACTTATATTAGAGGATTTCTAGGTCGAATGCTTTTCAGCCAAGATGAAGCTTTAAAGAAAGTAAATGTTCTCTCAGGAGGGGAAAAAGTAAGATGTATGCTTGCTAAGGCTATGCTTAGCGGAGCAAATGTTTTAATACTGGACCAGCCTACAAATCATTTAGATCTTGAGGCAATTACATCTTTAAATGCTGGGCTTAAAGAGTTTAAAGGGGTTGTTCTTTTTACATCACATGATCATCAATTTATAGATACTATTGCCAATAGAATTATCGAGTTTACTCCCAACGGAATAATTGATCGATATATGACTTTTTCTGAGTATATTGATGATACTAAGATTAGGGATCTGAGAAATAGCCTTTATGGTAATAATGCTGGGTTTAAGCTTTAG
- the valS gene encoding valine--tRNA ligase, whose amino-acid sequence MNCRPLEKYDPKAFEDEIYNKWLKNNVFLPDNSLFEKFSMVAPPPNVTGVLHMGHALNFVLQDILVRYKRMKKHNTLWLFGTDHAGIATQAVFERHLKNIGKSKNDYEREELVQEIFKLKDKHRGVIVNQIKKLGASYDHTRERFTLDDSLCKAVNKVFKDLYSKGLIYRGEYLVNLDPGSGSVVSDEEIEYKEVDGKLYFVKYFIDDSSFIEIATTRPETMFGDTAIAVNPNDERYKSLVGKEVTIPLTTKKIKIIADFYVDSAFGTGALKVTPAHDPNDFEISKRHNIPKVNILTQDGKLNKNVPLQYQGLKMKDARFKIEIELMEKGFLQGVKKHRQQVGHCYRSGEVVEPYLSTQWFVSMKPLADKALKALENGELKFYPKKWENTYKYWLSNIRDWCISRQLVWGHRIPAWYNIDTSELVVSDTDPSLDEKNAGKRFVQDPDVLDTWFSSWLWPFSSLGWPNVTDDFKNYYPTNTLITAYDIIFFWVARMVMAGLEFTGQIPFKDVYITPLLRDKQGKKMSKSLGNGIDPLDIIHEYGSDSLHFTLSFLSVQGQDLNIDSKDFMLGAKFANKVFNASKFILLNIKNRKILNDLEFNDIDKWLLTSLNSTILGVESSFANYKYNEASKFVYEFFWNDFCDWYIEISKIDLNSENVDIQNMAISKLLFFLKKALLILHPFIPFVTEKIYSEFSEKGDILALNEYPSFDIANNFQEEFESFKVFKTFIVAVRTLKSEFNISSNIEIDVALKFDADFKYEGYFKANESIAKRMINFKNIFYNKNCDGMLGVTVVGFEIYADVKSLIDKTKELIRLEKQLEKYKMLKISVSKKLENENFLMNAPKEIVESEKLKFVEFSSLINKINSYIINLKNL is encoded by the coding sequence ATGAATTGTAGACCTCTTGAAAAATATGATCCTAAGGCATTTGAAGATGAAATTTATAATAAGTGGCTTAAAAATAATGTTTTTTTACCAGATAATTCTTTATTTGAAAAATTTAGTATGGTTGCGCCTCCTCCTAATGTTACTGGTGTGTTACACATGGGGCATGCTCTTAATTTTGTTTTACAAGATATTCTTGTAAGGTATAAAAGAATGAAAAAACACAATACTTTGTGGCTTTTTGGAACAGATCATGCAGGAATAGCAACCCAAGCTGTTTTTGAAAGACACCTTAAAAATATTGGTAAAAGTAAAAATGATTATGAAAGAGAAGAGCTTGTTCAAGAAATTTTTAAATTAAAAGATAAGCATAGAGGTGTAATTGTCAATCAGATAAAAAAACTCGGGGCGTCTTATGATCACACAAGAGAAAGGTTTACTCTTGATGATAGCCTTTGCAAGGCTGTTAATAAGGTTTTCAAGGATTTATATTCTAAAGGGTTGATTTATAGGGGTGAATATCTTGTTAATCTTGATCCTGGATCTGGGAGTGTTGTTAGTGATGAAGAGATTGAATATAAAGAGGTTGATGGCAAGCTTTATTTTGTTAAGTATTTTATTGATGATTCTTCTTTTATTGAGATTGCAACAACTAGGCCTGAGACAATGTTTGGGGATACTGCTATTGCTGTTAATCCCAATGATGAGAGATATAAGTCTTTAGTTGGCAAAGAGGTCACAATTCCTTTAACAACTAAAAAGATAAAAATTATTGCAGATTTTTATGTTGACAGTGCTTTTGGTACTGGGGCTTTAAAAGTTACTCCTGCACATGATCCTAATGATTTTGAAATTTCAAAAAGGCATAATATTCCCAAGGTCAATATTTTAACTCAGGATGGAAAACTTAATAAAAATGTTCCTTTACAATATCAAGGATTAAAGATGAAGGATGCAAGATTTAAAATAGAGATAGAATTAATGGAAAAAGGTTTTTTGCAAGGCGTTAAAAAACATAGGCAACAGGTTGGGCATTGTTATCGATCAGGGGAGGTTGTTGAACCTTATTTGTCTACTCAGTGGTTTGTGAGTATGAAGCCTTTGGCAGACAAAGCTTTAAAGGCTTTAGAAAATGGCGAATTAAAATTTTACCCTAAAAAGTGGGAAAATACATATAAATATTGGTTATCAAATATTAGAGATTGGTGTATATCAAGACAACTTGTTTGGGGGCATAGAATACCGGCTTGGTACAATATTGATACATCCGAACTTGTTGTTAGCGACACTGACCCTTCTTTAGATGAAAAGAATGCGGGGAAGAGGTTTGTTCAAGATCCAGATGTTCTTGATACTTGGTTTTCTTCTTGGCTATGGCCTTTTTCTTCGCTTGGATGGCCTAATGTTACTGATGATTTTAAAAATTATTATCCAACAAATACCTTAATTACAGCTTACGATATAATATTTTTTTGGGTTGCAAGAATGGTAATGGCGGGATTGGAATTTACAGGGCAAATTCCTTTTAAAGATGTTTATATTACACCTCTTTTGCGTGACAAACAGGGTAAAAAAATGTCAAAGTCCTTGGGTAATGGAATAGACCCTCTTGATATTATTCATGAGTATGGAAGTGATTCTTTGCATTTTACTTTATCTTTTTTGTCTGTTCAAGGTCAAGATTTAAACATTGATTCTAAGGATTTTATGCTTGGAGCTAAGTTTGCAAACAAAGTTTTTAATGCTTCCAAATTTATTCTTTTAAATATAAAAAATAGAAAAATATTAAATGATTTGGAATTTAACGACATTGACAAATGGTTGCTTACAAGTTTAAATTCAACCATTCTTGGTGTAGAGTCTTCTTTTGCAAATTATAAATACAATGAAGCTTCAAAATTTGTTTATGAGTTTTTTTGGAATGATTTTTGTGATTGGTATATTGAAATTAGTAAAATTGATCTGAATAGTGAAAATGTTGATATTCAAAATATGGCTATTTCTAAGTTGCTATTTTTTCTTAAAAAAGCATTGCTAATTTTACATCCGTTTATTCCTTTTGTTACAGAAAAAATTTATTCTGAATTTTCAGAAAAAGGTGATATTTTAGCCTTAAATGAATATCCAAGTTTTGATATTGCTAATAATTTTCAAGAAGAATTTGAAAGTTTTAAAGTATTTAAAACTTTCATTGTGGCTGTTAGAACACTTAAGAGTGAATTTAACATATCTTCTAATATTGAAATTGATGTTGCTTTGAAGTTTGATGCTGATTTTAAATATGAGGGATACTTTAAGGCTAATGAAAGCATTGCAAAAAGAATGATTAATTTTAAAAATATATTTTACAATAAAAATTGTGACGGCATGCTTGGTGTAACTGTAGTTGGTTTTGAAATTTATGCAGATGTTAAATCATTAATAGATAAAACTAAAGAGTTAATAAGGCTAGAAAAGCAACTTGAAAAGTATAAAATGCTTAAGATTTCTGTTTCAAAAAAACTTGAAAATGAAAATTTTTTAATGAATGCTCCTAAGGAAATTGTTGAATCTGAAAAATTAAAATTTGTAGAATTTTCTTCTTTAATTAATAAGATAAATAGTTATATTATTAATTTAAAAAATTTGTAA
- a CDS encoding septal ring lytic transglycosylase RlpA family protein yields MRNLIDAIVRDNRKFVFLFVFFFIASHVSSTTVGLASWYGEAFHGKTTANGEKFDMMALTAAHKELPFNTAVRVTNLLNNRSVVVRINDRGPFRKDRIIDLSKHAAEKLDFLGIGVAPVKIEVIESVNEKRPSVSKSSDFKKAFNTFEIEKEKKTNQLEDNFSVENKSSNLLADLSTSVDKEADFYIQVGSYRKKDYADRAYKILKKAGLFVVVNSHGPFYTVFIPTNADNVQKNIELIKSAGYKDTLVRKTKVPGESLVMD; encoded by the coding sequence ATGAGAAATTTAATTGATGCCATCGTAAGAGATAATAGAAAGTTTGTTTTTCTCTTTGTATTTTTTTTTATTGCTTCTCATGTAAGTTCTACTACAGTAGGCCTTGCTTCATGGTATGGTGAAGCTTTTCATGGCAAAACTACTGCTAATGGTGAAAAATTTGATATGATGGCTCTTACTGCTGCTCACAAAGAATTGCCTTTTAATACTGCTGTAAGGGTTACAAATCTTTTAAATAATAGATCAGTTGTTGTAAGAATTAATGATAGAGGGCCTTTTAGGAAGGATAGAATAATTGATTTATCAAAACATGCCGCTGAGAAGCTTGATTTTTTAGGAATAGGAGTTGCTCCTGTAAAAATTGAAGTAATTGAAAGCGTGAATGAAAAAAGACCTTCTGTATCAAAATCGAGTGACTTTAAAAAAGCATTTAATACTTTTGAGATTGAAAAAGAAAAGAAAACTAATCAATTAGAGGATAATTTTTCTGTTGAAAATAAATCTTCAAATTTATTAGCAGATTTATCAACTTCTGTCGACAAAGAAGCAGATTTTTACATACAGGTTGGATCTTATAGAAAAAAAGATTATGCTGATAGGGCTTATAAAATATTAAAAAAAGCGGGTCTTTTTGTTGTAGTAAATTCTCATGGACCGTTTTATACTGTTTTTATTCCTACTAATGCTGATAATGTTCAAAAAAATATAGAGCTGATTAAATCTGCTGGATATAAAGATACTTTAGTAAGAAAAACCAAGGTTCCAGGTGAGAGTCTTGTTATGGATTGA
- a CDS encoding PQQ-like beta-propeller repeat protein, whose translation MRGILFIFVFSASFLRLYSSINLYFQKALTGKIVGNPIIDEKRDTITVLTKDRWLTTYTMSLEKKYSYRLNRIPYSFLLKDFDNGYYVITARNEVQKIKRGKLVWKHKLDFSPLGSPAIGNAGILIPLVNEKVVSIDLKSGEKMFEVNTGGKPATSPVVFDNGDFCIASENNEIFLFDSLGNKKWFSRLVAFPFLLMINTKKEVVVGHKSGHIVTYGRDFGEVVDSVKLDFPINFLFEKFNGEYIAISSVGMFFDLSRNFKLKFKKKMNFEIEKAVLYNNRNLLISTKSNGILSLKEDFDISFVDANLKDLSGLSANSGIIALGGGDWVLSTYYYEYDKELDVSVWNHFRGNKYNQGRIDLKEKDFVDYDKNYLLLDEILNSSYSDAAYDKFLGILDSLAIKNGNFPKKYLNLYEKAFNVWLLPEKGFDRIVSRGKLYRYFVYVNNEFSIKSFIDLAIRERDINNIITIVQAITKFESYHGQDCIIYNYIQHIVLNYQGNLEIAYSVILNLRNIILNSTDKLLKLCKHKYLKLLMFMRRQNFSGNINKHINEIISIIQD comes from the coding sequence TTGAGAGGTATACTTTTCATATTTGTGTTTTCAGCTTCTTTTTTAAGGCTTTATTCTAGTATCAATTTATATTTTCAAAAAGCATTAACTGGTAAAATTGTGGGCAATCCAATTATTGATGAAAAGCGGGATACTATTACGGTTTTAACAAAAGATAGATGGTTGACTACCTATACAATGTCACTTGAGAAGAAATATTCTTATAGATTAAATAGAATTCCATATTCTTTTCTTTTAAAAGATTTTGATAATGGGTATTATGTTATTACAGCTAGAAATGAAGTTCAAAAGATCAAAAGAGGAAAACTTGTTTGGAAGCATAAGCTAGATTTTTCGCCTTTAGGTTCTCCTGCCATAGGGAATGCTGGCATTTTAATTCCCCTTGTTAATGAGAAGGTCGTTTCTATTGATTTAAAGAGTGGGGAAAAAATGTTTGAGGTTAACACAGGTGGTAAACCCGCTACTTCCCCTGTAGTTTTTGATAATGGTGATTTTTGCATTGCAAGTGAGAATAATGAAATATTTTTGTTTGATTCTTTGGGTAATAAAAAATGGTTTTCCAGGCTAGTTGCTTTTCCTTTTTTGTTGATGATAAATACAAAAAAAGAGGTAGTTGTTGGTCATAAGTCAGGCCATATTGTTACTTATGGGAGAGATTTTGGGGAAGTTGTTGATTCTGTTAAATTAGACTTTCCTATTAATTTTTTGTTTGAAAAGTTTAATGGTGAATATATCGCAATTTCAAGTGTTGGTATGTTTTTTGATTTAAGTAGAAATTTTAAGCTTAAATTCAAAAAAAAAATGAACTTTGAGATTGAGAAAGCTGTTCTTTACAATAATAGAAATCTTTTAATTTCAACCAAATCAAATGGAATTTTATCTCTTAAAGAAGATTTTGATATATCTTTCGTAGATGCCAATCTTAAGGATTTGTCAGGACTTAGTGCTAATTCAGGTATTATTGCCTTAGGGGGGGGAGATTGGGTTCTTAGTACTTATTATTACGAATACGACAAAGAGCTTGATGTTAGTGTATGGAACCATTTTAGAGGTAATAAATATAATCAAGGTAGAATAGATTTAAAAGAAAAAGATTTTGTAGACTATGATAAAAATTATTTACTGCTTGATGAGATTCTAAATTCTAGTTATAGTGATGCTGCTTATGATAAATTTTTAGGGATTTTGGATTCTCTTGCAATTAAAAATGGAAATTTCCCCAAAAAATATTTAAATTTATATGAAAAAGCTTTTAATGTTTGGCTTTTGCCAGAAAAGGGATTTGATAGAATTGTTTCAAGAGGTAAGCTTTATAGATATTTTGTATATGTTAATAATGAATTTTCAATTAAGAGTTTTATTGATTTGGCGATTAGAGAAAGAGATATTAATAATATAATTACCATAGTGCAAGCTATTACCAAATTTGAAAGTTATCATGGGCAAGATTGTATTATATATAATTACATTCAACATATAGTGTTAAATTATCAAGGCAATTTAGAAATAGCTTATTCTGTGATTTTGAATTTGAGAAATATAATTTTAAATTCAACAGACAAACTTCTTAAACTTTGTAAGCATAAGTATCTAAAATTATTAATGTTTATGAGACGTCAAAATTTTTCTGGAAATATTAACAAGCACATTAATGAAATTATTTCAATCATTCAAGATTGA
- the groES gene encoding co-chaperone GroES, giving the protein MKNIKPLADRVLIKIKEAESKTISGLYIPENAKEKTNIGTVIAIGSNKEEITVKVGDTVLYEKYAGAAVKIENKEHLILKAKEIVAIIEE; this is encoded by the coding sequence ATGAAAAATATTAAGCCTTTAGCTGATAGAGTTTTAATAAAAATCAAAGAAGCTGAGAGTAAAACAATCTCGGGACTTTACATACCAGAAAATGCAAAAGAAAAAACAAATATTGGAACAGTTATAGCCATTGGTTCTAACAAAGAAGAAATCACTGTAAAAGTTGGCGATACTGTACTTTATGAAAAGTATGCAGGAGCTGCTGTAAAAATCGAGAATAAAGAACATTTAATACTAAAAGCAAAAGAAATAGTTGCAATAATAGAAGAGTAA
- a CDS encoding P83/100 family protein, whose translation MKKMLLIFSFFLVFLNGFPLNAREVDKEKLKDFVNMDLEFVNYKGPYDSTNTYEQIVGIGEFLARPLINSNSNSSYYGKYFVNRFIDDQDKKASVDIFSIGSKSELDSILNLRRILTGYLMKSFDYERSSAELIAKAITIYNAVYRGDLDYYKEFYIEASLKSLTKENAGLSRVYSQWAGKTQIFIPLKKNILSGNVESDIDIDSLVTDKVVAALLSENESGVNFARDITDIQGETHKADQDKIDIELDNVHESDSNITETIENLRDQLEKATDEEHKKEIESQVDAKKKQKEELDKKAIDLDKAQQKLDFAEDNLDIQRDTVREKLQENINETNKEKNLPKPGDVSSPKVDKQLQIKESLEDLQEQLKEASDENQKREIEKQIEIKKNDEELLKNKDHKALDLKQELNSKASSKEKIEGEEEDKELDSKKKLEPVSEADKVDKISKSNNNEVSKLSPLDEPSYSDIDSKESVDNKDVDLQKTKPQVESQPTSLNEDLIDLSIDSSNPVFLEVIDPITNLGTLQLIDLNTGVRLKESAQQGIQRYGIYEREKDLVVIKIDSGKAKLQILDKLENLKVISESNFEINKNSSLYVDSRMILVAVKDDSNAWRLAKFSPKNLDKFILSENKILPFTSFAVRKNFIYLQDEFKSLVTLDVNTLKKVK comes from the coding sequence ATGAAAAAAATGTTACTAATCTTTAGTTTTTTTCTTGTTTTTTTAAATGGATTTCCTCTTAATGCAAGGGAAGTTGATAAGGAAAAATTAAAGGACTTTGTTAATATGGATCTTGAATTTGTTAATTACAAGGGTCCTTATGATTCTACAAATACATATGAACAAATAGTAGGTATTGGGGAGTTTTTAGCAAGGCCGTTGATCAATTCCAATAGTAATTCAAGTTATTATGGTAAATATTTTGTTAATAGATTTATTGACGATCAAGATAAAAAAGCAAGTGTTGATATTTTTTCTATTGGTAGTAAGTCAGAGCTTGATAGTATATTAAATCTAAGAAGAATTCTTACAGGGTATTTAATGAAGTCTTTTGATTATGAGAGGTCTAGTGCGGAATTAATTGCTAAAGCTATTACAATATATAATGCTGTTTATAGAGGAGATTTAGATTATTACAAAGAGTTTTATATTGAGGCTTCTTTGAAGTCTTTGACTAAAGAAAATGCAGGTCTTTCTAGGGTGTACAGTCAATGGGCTGGGAAGACACAAATATTTATTCCTCTTAAAAAGAATATTTTATCTGGAAATGTTGAGTCTGACATTGATATTGATAGTTTGGTTACAGATAAGGTGGTGGCAGCTCTTTTAAGTGAGAATGAATCAGGTGTTAACTTTGCAAGAGATATTACAGACATTCAAGGCGAAACTCATAAAGCAGATCAAGATAAAATTGATATTGAATTAGATAATGTTCATGAAAGTGATTCCAATATAACAGAAACTATTGAGAATTTAAGGGATCAGCTTGAAAAAGCTACAGATGAAGAGCATAAAAAAGAGATTGAAAGTCAGGTTGATGCTAAAAAGAAACAAAAGGAAGAATTAGATAAAAAGGCAATTGATCTTGATAAAGCTCAACAAAAATTAGATTTTGCTGAAGATAATCTAGATATTCAAAGGGATACTGTTAGAGAGAAGCTTCAAGAGAATATTAACGAGACTAATAAGGAAAAGAATTTACCAAAGCCTGGTGATGTAAGTTCTCCTAAGGTTGATAAGCAGTTGCAGATAAAAGAGAGTCTAGAAGATTTGCAAGAGCAGCTTAAAGAAGCTAGTGATGAAAATCAAAAAAGAGAAATAGAAAAGCAAATTGAAATCAAAAAAAATGATGAAGAACTTTTAAAAAATAAAGATCATAAAGCATTAGATCTTAAGCAAGAATTAAATTCTAAAGCTTCTAGTAAAGAAAAAATTGAAGGCGAAGAAGAGGATAAAGAATTAGATAGTAAAAAAAAATTAGAGCCTGTTTCTGAGGCTGATAAAGTAGATAAAATTTCCAAGTCTAACAACAATGAGGTTAGTAAATTATCCCCGTTAGATGAGCCTTCTTATAGCGACATTGATTCGAAAGAGAGTGTAGATAACAAAGATGTTGATTTGCAAAAAACTAAACCCCAAGTTGAAAGTCAACCTACTTCGTTAAATGAAGATTTGATTGATTTGTCTATAGATTCCAGTAATCCTGTCTTTTTAGAGGTTATCGATCCGATTACAAATTTAGGAACGCTTCAACTTATTGATTTGAATACCGGTGTTAGACTTAAAGAAAGTGCTCAACAAGGTATTCAGCGATATGGAATTTATGAACGTGAAAAAGATTTGGTTGTTATTAAAATAGATTCAGGAAAAGCTAAGCTTCAGATACTTGATAAACTCGAGAATTTAAAAGTGATATCAGAGTCTAATTTTGAGATTAATAAAAATTCATCTCTTTATGTTGACTCTAGAATGATTTTAGTAGCTGTTAAGGACGATAGTAATGCTTGGAGATTGGCTAAATTTTCTCCTAAAAATTTAGATAAATTTATTCTGTCAGAAAATAAAATTTTGCCTTTTACTAGCTTTGCTGTGAGAAAGAATTTTATTTATCTGCAAGATGAATTTAAAAGCTTAGTTACTTTAGATGTAAATACTTTAAAGAAAGTTAAATAA
- the mnmD gene encoding tRNA (5-methylaminomethyl-2-thiouridine)(34)-methyltransferase MnmD, whose product MEKLVFKENTIYSSKFDDIYYNPKYGLEESFYTFIKGCNLDLELKTKKNLLIAELGFGTGLNFICLLKFIKENNITSKINYYSIEKFPLQKKTIMKISKFFVKETVYFKLMLKHYPKIPKKNLKLKITENVNLKILIGNANIKIKEIPKNVEYWFLDGFNPKKNPKMWNNEIFTLISEKSSPGCKLSTFSSARIVKDGLKLANFKYIHIEKGFGNKRHMIKAQKN is encoded by the coding sequence ATGGAAAAATTAGTTTTTAAAGAGAACACCATATATTCAAGCAAATTCGATGACATCTATTACAACCCAAAGTATGGACTTGAAGAAAGTTTTTATACATTTATTAAAGGCTGTAATTTAGATTTAGAATTAAAAACAAAAAAAAATCTTTTAATAGCGGAGTTAGGATTTGGAACAGGATTAAACTTTATATGTCTTTTAAAATTCATAAAAGAAAACAATATAACTTCAAAGATTAATTATTATTCTATAGAAAAATTTCCACTTCAAAAAAAAACAATAATGAAAATTTCAAAGTTCTTCGTTAAAGAAACCGTTTATTTCAAATTAATGTTAAAACATTATCCTAAAATTCCAAAAAAAAATTTAAAACTAAAAATAACAGAAAATGTTAATTTAAAAATTTTAATTGGAAACGCTAACATAAAAATTAAAGAAATTCCAAAAAATGTAGAATATTGGTTTTTAGATGGATTTAATCCTAAAAAAAATCCTAAAATGTGGAATAATGAAATATTTACTTTAATTTCTGAGAAAAGCAGCCCGGGATGCAAGCTTTCAACATTTTCTTCTGCAAGAATTGTAAAAGATGGCTTAAAACTTGCCAATTTCAAATATATCCACATAGAAAAAGGATTTGGAAATAAAAGACATATGATAAAAGCTCAAAAAAATTGA
- a CDS encoding tRNA dihydrouridine synthase, whose product MKFLFDIPLPIMILAPMEDVTDSVFRNLIHLIGSKEGEPHIYFTEFISVKEILNGSKQSIQHIFLKPNELNRPLIAQIWGNVPEQFYKAIEILGSMGFWGIDINMGCPKNKIIKKGVCSALINNKSLAKEIILASKEACAKFNLPLSVKTRHGFSYPEIDNWLGFLLGFGINMLTVYPRLAVNQSKGPVDFDIFYELVKLRNNISPSTLIIGNGDVLSLKDARYYVDKYLIDGIMFGRGIFKNLNLFKFSSKHFLDNNLNFRLNILKFHIKDFHATWGFGKDFNKLKKYFKIYFTEKERQSKYFSNLINSKTYEELFENLNVIDTVGDFENNEL is encoded by the coding sequence ATGAAGTTTTTATTTGATATTCCTCTTCCAATTATGATTTTAGCTCCAATGGAGGACGTTACAGATTCTGTTTTTAGGAATTTAATTCATTTAATAGGATCTAAAGAAGGAGAACCCCATATTTATTTTACTGAATTTATTTCTGTAAAGGAAATTTTAAATGGATCAAAACAATCTATTCAACATATTTTTTTAAAACCTAATGAACTTAATCGACCTTTAATTGCTCAAATTTGGGGAAATGTTCCTGAGCAATTTTATAAAGCAATAGAAATATTAGGGAGCATGGGGTTTTGGGGAATTGATATTAATATGGGCTGTCCTAAGAATAAAATAATTAAAAAAGGGGTTTGTTCAGCTTTAATTAATAATAAATCTTTGGCTAAAGAAATAATTCTTGCAAGCAAAGAAGCTTGTGCGAAATTTAATTTACCCCTTAGTGTTAAGACCAGACATGGATTTTCATATCCAGAAATTGATAATTGGCTAGGGTTTTTGTTAGGCTTTGGAATTAATATGTTAACGGTTTATCCAAGACTTGCTGTTAATCAGAGCAAAGGTCCTGTTGATTTTGATATTTTTTATGAACTTGTTAAGTTGCGAAATAATATTAGTCCTTCTACGCTGATTATTGGCAATGGGGATGTTTTGAGTCTCAAGGATGCTAGATATTATGTTGATAAATATTTAATTGATGGGATTATGTTTGGTCGTGGAATTTTTAAGAATTTAAATTTATTTAAATTCTCTTCAAAACACTTTTTAGATAATAATTTAAATTTTAGACTAAATATATTAAAATTCCATATAAAGGATTTTCATGCTACTTGGGGATTTGGAAAAGATTTTAATAAACTTAAAAAATATTTTAAGATATATTTTACTGAGAAAGAAAGACAGAGTAAATATTTCTCAAATCTTATAAATTCAAAAACTTATGAAGAGCTTTTTGAAAATTTAAACGTTATTGATACGGTAGGAGATTTTGAAAACAATGAATTGTAG